The following is a genomic window from Patagioenas fasciata isolate bPatFas1 chromosome 1, bPatFas1.hap1, whole genome shotgun sequence.
caccttagaggtatacagtagttgctgtggagttgtttgtgcggccagcttttggtgttggttgttcccgtgctccgttgtggtgcaaagctggctctgtatgtagccgtgaagtgtaccgtagttgggtttaattcttggatgtgccttggttctgactatgcacttgaacaccaaaaactacagcaggagctgctgtggctttaacttgcaaggagtgtgagcgttgtggagccatctgtgttgcagagtgtcctaattgcggtgctgagtgttagagagatttgagctgggtaccggaattgttttgttttggagacggtgggataaacttggagtacaacttgtgagggcggtgtgtcgtgggtaggtttgagtattatctgtggagtactgctgtaggtgttaatagttatttgctcgtatttgttacaagatgagccgtgtcgttccgtgtgacgcataatgggaggacggcgtagtagcggtattctgaaaaagagcccgttagggtgtattttagctcacaggaaagagattgaggaaccacctggtgataatgtgaatagagcaaccttgatgaaatcttgtgagcagaggccattgtataaattggacaaggaaggaaagcctgtgcgcaaagcgcggtgctgcacccgggcgccccaatgccgtgccgcagcgcgcctcagtgctgccgccctgtggcgaaactcgggtactgcagcgcacggccgggggcagaggcgctgttcgccccgcagggctcgcggccaggtatctgtgtgtcagtgtccgtccccatttgtgtaaaaacgacatccctccctcggtggctccttagaacgtttaaagatgtaaatattgctaccactaacattgtcgatccggcttctttcctcagtgtcaagcaaaggagcgcggtttgttgtttccttttaaaggcggctgttggaagccgcgcgggcaaagggcgtgggggtcccggcagggtggcgagaaggcgagtgaggatgcagagcgggccaatcagatcgctcgggagggctggaggggcggagcgctgataggcggggagaatggcaattgatgtgcgcaggcagccaatcagattgccagaggggcgggcgttgaggcctcagtactgcgcatgcccaaattgcgcagtcctcagtcaggtctgaccctgtggcgggcacctgggcgcggagcgcgggaaggagcatccaataggaggacggcgcgctggggtgaaaagcagccaatcagagcgcaccgactcaatcctgtttgaacagctgcctccctggcaagcgcgtccgtggtgtctcggggcgggcaccgggagttaacggggaaacgggggtcgaggcgagggaggggaggctgcggagcgctcattttggcctctccttccccttgccctgcctctccgtcccttttgcctctctctccctctctctgtgtcaccttgtcttgctccctgtccctatctttctctgacaagctgacctgctccttgccctccttttgtatggaatcacaggctcattctgcttggagaagacatgtgcaattttctaatgacttgacggtttagagaaacggcctggaagagatcattcctttgtctttttttggtgtgtgttttttgtgttgttgttttgttttttttttttttccccacgtggggaaaagaagaggcaaattcagtgcctctgcggagaagctggcgaccagttttagttaagaacgcacaccccgttggcgaacgggtcccgcggcagttccacgtgttgcaggtaaaagaaggaagtttgatctgccatagaggaacagccgcctctttccctccttagggtcgagcgttgcccttgtctttgttcacatgaatttatgggcacgctggaaatagcctttaagatttatatgtagagtttaatctaagtggtaagtggcatgggcatagttaatttttgaacaccttgctgccagttgaaatgtaagggatgaaatgtgatgggaagtaataagtaaatttgggtttgacttctagggtgtttttttccccattagtgtaaatcaatggcaccgttgtcctgtggctcaatctccgttctgttccgtggagtcttcaatttaggatgttcaggtaagaaagtttgtccttccaaagaatgaccggccattggtaggacagagagaggcttttaagtgcatgatcagaatttaagccaaattccacttgacgttgctgctgttggttttggctttcactggtttccccacagctccctagtgtttgggagctcggagtgggcatttttttcccccagggagaggctatgcttaagaatgaatttgtttccttagaggagtgagagtccgtttgtgtaacacaaagagaaaccccagcctagtcgagttctgagtgtgtgtctgtgagatggctgctttactttgatgagttcacacctgtgcagttgtaatgccaaagagcaatgcaagataggagggttttttccgctgtggggggggatgcagaaaaccagagctaaggtgcggttgcaggcttggtggtgtggcgagtggggcgccgcttcggtgggagctcggggtgaggcccagcgggttctgtgtcctgtacgcgtggctttcgtgccgcggctctctgtgtgcgtttttgttttgttgtgtttgttttttgtttatttttctgcgggattcccgcgaaacgcggcacaaccgctcggcccgggctgccgcggcggtctcagtgctgccgtcctgtgggcaaagcgcggtgctgcacccggccgccccaatgccgtgccgcagcgcgcctcagtgctgccgccctgtggcgaaactcgggtactgcagcgcacggccgggggcagaggcgctgttcgccccgcagggctcgcggccaggtatctgtgtgtcagtgtccgtccccatttgtgtaaaaacgacatccctgcctcggtggctccttagaacgtttaaagatgtaaatattgctaccactaacattgtcgatccgacttctttcttcagtggatccgttttgcagtcggtggcccacgattgcttggaaacagcagaagctgttcgctccggcggagcggattgaaaggaccagccgctggaggatgctgaagactcctgggtcgctgatggaagcagctttgcataaagcaaggggtacttgaacctgggcatgcagtgacgactgcccagcaggtaatggaagctaaacctttacctccaacgcccgacaaaaataacgccaaaaaatgccactgaaaaaaacacagtcagggagggtttttctaaatttcctttagttccccccccctctcccccgccctgctgcgtttagtgcagtgaatgacccattgggagatgactgtggatctggctgttgaagggtgtctgaaggagaaggagatgtgtgtagagcaggatgggttgtgggggtgagtgtaactggtttggctgtggggttgtaaattctttttggaggcttcctagtttctggtgtcacctgtggggtgaagcgtctttctgtgtgcaggtttgaaaggtgcgacgtacggagctccatcatttgccaccagaactccaaatcacagagacaatgttgctgtgcagctgctaaggacagtgtgtgtctcaggtagagtaacgtcctttgtgctctttgtGTGTTTCTCCCTTGAaatgaaggtgcgctgcccggagtttcacgttccgtgcggtccctgctgggctgagtctcctccccacGCTCGCGGTCGGTTCCCTCGCGCTGCCGCAGCCTCGGCAGCACCGTGGGGCTCGTCGGACGTGTTGTTGGCGGAGCCGGCACCGACAAACTCTGGACACGTCGAGGCGCCACAGTGGGTTTTCCTGGAAATTCCAAGGtccttgtgttttattattttaactacttACTTACTGTAAGACATTTAGAATTAAAACCTAAGTAAGAGTAACCAGAAGAGTCTTTGGGAGTAAATAATGCCTATAATCTACTCTAGCTGTTACTCAAAATTCTGCAGACAGTAATGATCCCAAATTTATATAGTAAAATTTAAAAGAGTGAATATAAATACTGGAGCACTAATTGGAAGTAATACCTGTAGAGAAAAAATCTCTAGTTCATgtctataataaaaaataatgtgtgcTAGTTAATTCGCCTGGTCGTAATGTAATGATAAAAATGTTGAagtgtaaatgaaattatttaggcgtgatcaataactaaatttaatttcagctaTTACTTGGTGAACTAGGCAGCAATTATTCCCAATCtgtatcatagtttaaaaaacacattgtttggaattccttttaaatgataaaggcagaaaactaaattggagTCATTAGTAGCTACATTTGAGGAACTGTTATGAAATAAACTGCAGGCACGAATGACTGCATAGGAAACCAAGTAAGGAAGCTTTAGATTTTAAACAGCATTGGAAAGTAATCGGGAGTGTTGAGTATTTAAATTACAACAGAGCCATGAGATTGGAGGCAACACTGCTCAGAACCAAACAGAGTCAAAacgttacatttttttttttccaaagagaggTAAAAAGGAACCACTAGATAGTGGCTGTTTATAAATGGAGGTATTAAAAAGTTCCCAGGCAGTAATGATTCCCAACAGAACGTGAGAAGATATTTAGATGTAAAGTAAAATTAGAAAACAGTGTTATGACTGTCTAAATTTAACTGCAGCTTTTTTGGGGTTGTGTGAAAACATGATCGGTATTAATTACCTTtgagttaaaataaaaagacagcaaCCTCCATCTGATTACCAAcagttaattttaatgtttcagtgtgTTGTCTAGTCTAGCTTCTCCCTCCAAGGGCGTGGTCTGAGAAAACCACACCCCAAGTCCACCCCGTCCAAGCTCCGCCCCTGCCAGTCTGTGCCCTCCCCGAGGGGCGTGTCCCTTACAGACCCCTCCCCTTCTGTCGCACCCACCCACAGCAGCACAGTGCACCGAAGCCCCGCCCCCAGCTCCACCCCTCCCTTtccaagccacgcccccttcgGGCGTGTCCCATGCTGACCCCACCACGAGAGGCTTCTCCTACGGGGGCGTGACACACGGAGGCTCCACCCCCTGCTCTCTTTTCCCAGGCGGCCTCCCCGTGGGTGTATCCTCCCCGTTCCCGCCCCTCAGCATTAACCCCCCCCCGTAGGTGGGGCCACTGTTCagctgcacccccccccccccaatacgtGACCCCTAAGTAACCCCACAGCAACCCTATGGCTGCCGTACAGGTACCGCTATAGCAGCCCTGTTCCTGCCCCTTAAGAGCCCCAGAcccggttagggttaggggttagggttaggggttagggttaggggttagggttggggttagggttaggggttaggggtaggggttaggggtaggggttagggttaggggttagggttagggttagggttagggtttagagttgggttacggttaagggttaggggtaggggttagggttaggggttagggttagggttagggttagggtttagagttgggttacggttaagggttagggttaggggtaggggttagggtttagggttagggttagggtttagggttagggtttagggttagggtttagggttaggggttagggtttggggttagggtttggggttaggggttagggttagggttgggtttagggttagggtttaggggttagggtttagggtttagggttagggttagggttagggttgggtttagggtttagggttagggtttggggttaggggttagggtttagggttaggggttaggtttagggttagggttagaggttagggttagggttagcggttagggttagggtttagggttagggttagggttagggtcattagggttagggtcattagggttagggtcattagggttacggttagggttagggtcattagggttagggtcattagggttagggttaggggttaggggttagggtcgttagggttaggggttagggttaagggttagggttaagggttaggggttatgggttagggttagggttaggttagggtttagggttaggggttagggtttagggttaggggttagggttagggttaggggttagggtttagggtttagggttaggggttagggttagggtttagggttagggtttagggttagggttagggttagggttaggggttagggttagggtttagggttaggggttagggtttagggttagggtttagggttagggttagggttaggggttagggttagggtttagggttagggttaggggttagggttaggggttaggggttagggtttagggttaggggttagggttacggtttagggtttagggttaggggttagggtttagggttaggggttagggttaggggttagggttaggggttagggttaggggttagggttaggggttagggttaggggttagggttaggggttaggggttagggttaggggttagggttaggggttagggttagggtttagggttaggggttagggttaggggttagggttaggggttagggttaggggtcagggtcaggggttaggggtcagggtcagggttaggggttaggggttaggggttagggttaggggttagggttagggttaggggttaagggttaggggttaggggttagggttagggtcaggggttagggttaggtttagggttagggttagggttaggggttagggttagggttagggttaggggttagggttagggtcattagggttagggttagggttagggttagggtcattagggttagggttagggttaggggttagggttaggggttagggttagggttagggttaggggttagggttggggttagggttaggggttagggttagggttaggggttaggggttagggttaggggttagggttaggggttagggtgagggtgagggtgagggtgagggttagggtgagggttagggtgagggtgagggtgagggtgagggtgagggtgagggtgagggtgagggttagggtgagggtgagggtgagggtgagggtgagggtgagggtgagggtgagggttagggttagggtgagggtgagggttagggtttagggttagggttaggggttagggttagggtttagggttagggttaggggttagggttaggggttagggttagggttaggttagggttagggttagggttgggttagggttagggttggggttggggttggggttggggttggggttagggttaggggttaggggttagggttaggggttagggttagggttagggtttagggttagggttaggggttagggttagggtttagggtttagggtttagggtttagggttaggggttagggttagggtttagggttagggtttagggttagggtttagggttagggtttggttagggttagggttagggttaggggtaggggttagggttagggtcattagggttagggtcattagggttagggttagggttagggtcattagggttagggttagggttagggttagggtcattagggttagggttagggttagggtcattagggttagggtcattagggttagggttaggggttaggggttagggttagggtttagggttagggttagggttagggtaagggttagggttagggttagggttagggttagggttagggtaagggttagggttagggttaggggttagggttagggttagggttaggttaggggttagggttagggttagggttagggttagggttaggggttagggttaggggttagggttggggttggggttggggttagggttggggttggggttagggttagggttaagggttagggttagggttggggttagggttatggttagggttagggttagggttggggttggggttagggttagggttggggttagggttagggttagggttggggttagggttggggttagggttagggttaggggttagggttagggttagggtttagggttagggttagggttaggggttagggttagggttagggttagggttaggggttagggttagggttagggttagggttaggggttagggttagggttagggttaggggttagggttaggggttacggttagggttacggttaggggttagggttaggggttagggttagggttaggggttagggttagggttagggtttagggttagggttagggttggggttggggttagggttaggggttagggttagggttagggttagggtttaggtttagggttagggtttaggtttagggttagggttagggtttaggtttagggttaggtttagggttaagggttagggttagggttagggttagggttaagggttagggttagggttagggttaagggttagggttagggttagggtttagggttagggttagggttcgggttcgggttagggttagggttagggttagggttcgggttcgggttagggttagggttagggttaggggttagggttaggggttaggggttagggttagggttagggttaggggttagggttagggttagggttagggtttagggttaggtttagggttaggggttagggttagggttagggtttagggttagggttagggttagggttaggggttagggttagggttagggttagggttaggggttaggggttagggttagggttaggggttagggttaggggttaggggtagggttagggttagggttagggttaggggttagggttagggttagggttaggggttagggttagggttagggtttagggttagggttagggttagggtttaggtttagggttagggttagggtttaggtttagggttagggttagggttagggttaagggttagggttagggttagggttagggttagggttaagggttagggttagggttaagggttagggttagggttagggttagggttcggttagggttagggttagggttagggttagggttagggtttgggttagggttagggttggggttaggggttaggggttaggggttagggttagggttagggttagggttagggtttagggttagggttagggttagggttagggttagggtttagggttagggtttagggttagggttagggttagggttagggttagggtttagggttagggttagggttaggggttagggttaggggttagggttagggttaggggttagggttagggtttagggttagggtttagggttaggggttagggttaggggttagggttaggggttagggttaggggttaggggttagggttagggttagggttagggttagggttagggtttagggttagggttagggttagggttagggtttagggttagggttagggttaggggttagggttagggttagggttagggttagggttagggttagggttagggtttagggttagggttagggttagggttagggttagggtcattagggttagggttagggttagggttagggttagggttagggttagggtcattagggttagggttagggtcattagggttagggttagggttagggttagggttagggttaggggttagggttagggttagggttagggttagggttagggttagggtttagggttagggttagggttagggttagggttagggttagggttaggtttagggtttgggtttagggtttagggttagggttagggttagggttagggttagggttagggttagggttaggggttagggttagggttagggttagggttagggttaggggttaggggttagggttaggggttagggttaggggttagggttagggttagggtta
Proteins encoded in this region:
- the LOC136110819 gene encoding uncharacterized protein; this translates as MAPLSCGSISVLFRGVFNLGCSVDPFCSRWPTIAWKQQKLFAPAERIERTSRWRMLKTPGSLMEAALHKARGLKGATYGAPSFATRTPNHRDNVAVQLLRTVCVSGRVTSFVLFVCFSLEMKVRCPEFHVPCGPCWAESPPHARGRFPRAAAASAAPWGSSDVLLAEPAPTNSGHVEAPQWVFLEIPRSLCFIILTTYLL